The following proteins come from a genomic window of Dreissena polymorpha isolate Duluth1 chromosome 1, UMN_Dpol_1.0, whole genome shotgun sequence:
- the LOC127862416 gene encoding uncharacterized protein LOC127862416 isoform X2: MKKWCDWKSRTIMKDAKRRRFVESSGEAALPKKMQLTVLEDKLLSLVPKTKLFGVQGGGIDTGPLKRSMQENDNLDKGEENKRLKQNVPSEPVPIQTSSKSTASIPASNSNRKTNCDCHQEMIDISRQMLEESVKRNEILRDISSTLKLTAGKAFLDNLLDPTNF; the protein is encoded by the exons ATGAAAAAGTGGTGTGATTGGAAG AGCCGGACCATTATGAAGGATGCCAAGAGAAGACGCTTTGTGGAAAGCTCTGGGGAGGCAGCTCTtccaaaaaaaatgcaattaactgTTTTGGAGGATAAG CTATTGTCCTTAGTGCCCAAAACAAAGCTGTTCGGAGTGCAAGGTGGAGGGATCGATACCGGTCCACTCAAGAGATCCATGCAAGAAAATG ATAACCTAGACAAAGGAGAGGAAAATAAACGCCTCAAGCAGAACG TTCCAAGTGAGCCTGTTCCCATTCAAACAAGCTCCAAAAGCACTGCCAGCATCCCTGCCAGCAACAGCAACAGGAAGACAA ATTGTGATTGTCATCAGGAAATGATTGACATATCTCGGCAAATGCTAGAGGAGAGTGTAAAGCGGAATGAAATACTGCGGGACATAAGTTcaacactaaaattaacagctGGCAAAGCTTTCCTGGACAACTTGTTGGATCCCACAAATTTTTAA
- the LOC127862416 gene encoding uncharacterized protein LOC127862416 isoform X1, whose translation MKKWCDWKSRTIMKDAKRRRFVESSGEAALPKKMQLTVLEDKLLSLVPKTKLFGVQGGGIDTGPLKRSMQENDNLDKGEENKRLKQNVPSEPVPIQTSSKSTASIPASNSNRKTSMKDCDCHQEMIDISRQMLEESVKRNEILRDISSTLKLTAGKAFLDNLLDPTNF comes from the exons ATGAAAAAGTGGTGTGATTGGAAG AGCCGGACCATTATGAAGGATGCCAAGAGAAGACGCTTTGTGGAAAGCTCTGGGGAGGCAGCTCTtccaaaaaaaatgcaattaactgTTTTGGAGGATAAG CTATTGTCCTTAGTGCCCAAAACAAAGCTGTTCGGAGTGCAAGGTGGAGGGATCGATACCGGTCCACTCAAGAGATCCATGCAAGAAAATG ATAACCTAGACAAAGGAGAGGAAAATAAACGCCTCAAGCAGAACG TTCCAAGTGAGCCTGTTCCCATTCAAACAAGCTCCAAAAGCACTGCCAGCATCCCTGCCAGCAACAGCAACAGGAAGACAAGTATGAAGG ATTGTGATTGTCATCAGGAAATGATTGACATATCTCGGCAAATGCTAGAGGAGAGTGTAAAGCGGAATGAAATACTGCGGGACATAAGTTcaacactaaaattaacagctGGCAAAGCTTTCCTGGACAACTTGTTGGATCCCACAAATTTTTAA